Proteins found in one candidate division KSB1 bacterium genomic segment:
- the gnd gene encoding decarboxylating NADP(+)-dependent phosphogluconate dehydrogenase, protein MGDYDIGLIGLAVMGENLILNMERNGFKVACYNRTTSKVDAFINGRAKGKNIKGCYSVKELVDSLKRPRKVMLMVKAGQAVDDFIEQLLPHLEPGDVIIDGGNTHFPDTIRRTAYVESKGLLYIGTGVSGGEEGALWGPSIMPGGSPAAWPLVKPIFQAIAAKVENNVPCCDWVGENGAGHFVKMVHNGIEYGDMQLISETYHLMRAVGMSNEEMHQVFARWNEGKLDSYLIQITRDILAYKDEEGNYTLDLILDAAGQKGTGKWTAIEALNQGQPLTLIGEAVFARCLSALKEERMEAAKHLAAGVATFQVDKKQWINDLEQALYASKIVSYAQGYQLMRAAAQEYGWNLNYGGIALMWRGGCIIRSVFLGRIKEAFDRNPQLVNLLLDPFFKDEIAAALPSWRRVLKTAVDLGVPVPAISSALAYYDGYRCERLPANLIQAQRDYFGAHMYERIDRPRGEFFHTNWTGRGGTTASTAYTV, encoded by the coding sequence ATGGGAGATTATGATATCGGATTGATCGGCTTGGCCGTGATGGGCGAGAATTTGATTCTGAATATGGAGCGGAACGGCTTCAAAGTCGCCTGCTACAACCGCACCACCTCCAAAGTCGATGCCTTTATCAACGGCCGCGCCAAGGGCAAGAACATCAAAGGGTGTTATTCGGTCAAAGAGCTGGTCGACAGCCTTAAACGGCCGCGCAAAGTGATGCTGATGGTCAAGGCCGGGCAGGCGGTCGATGATTTCATCGAGCAACTCCTGCCGCATCTGGAGCCCGGAGACGTCATCATCGACGGCGGCAACACCCATTTTCCGGATACCATTCGCCGCACCGCTTATGTCGAGTCAAAGGGTCTGCTGTACATCGGCACCGGCGTCTCGGGCGGTGAGGAAGGCGCGCTGTGGGGGCCGTCGATCATGCCGGGCGGTTCGCCGGCTGCCTGGCCGCTGGTCAAGCCGATCTTTCAGGCCATTGCCGCCAAAGTGGAGAACAATGTTCCATGCTGCGACTGGGTCGGCGAAAACGGCGCCGGTCACTTTGTCAAAATGGTGCACAACGGCATCGAATACGGCGACATGCAGCTGATCAGTGAGACTTACCACCTGATGCGGGCCGTCGGCATGAGCAACGAAGAGATGCATCAGGTGTTTGCGCGCTGGAACGAGGGCAAGCTCGACAGCTATCTCATACAGATCACACGCGACATCCTGGCCTACAAGGACGAGGAGGGCAACTATACCCTTGACTTGATTCTCGACGCTGCGGGACAAAAAGGCACCGGCAAATGGACGGCCATCGAGGCGCTCAATCAGGGTCAGCCGCTGACTTTGATCGGCGAGGCGGTTTTTGCCCGCTGTCTCTCCGCTTTGAAAGAAGAGCGTATGGAAGCCGCCAAGCACCTCGCCGCCGGTGTTGCTACGTTTCAGGTCGATAAAAAGCAGTGGATCAACGACCTCGAGCAGGCGCTCTATGCTTCCAAGATCGTCAGCTATGCCCAGGGCTATCAGCTCATGCGCGCCGCCGCTCAAGAGTACGGTTGGAATCTCAATTATGGCGGCATTGCGCTCATGTGGCGCGGCGGCTGCATCATCCGATCGGTCTTTTTGGGCCGCATCAAAGAGGCGTTCGACCGCAATCCGCAGTTGGTCAATCTGTTGCTCGATCCTTTCTTTAAAGACGAAATCGCCGCGGCTCTGCCTTCCTGGCGGCGCGTCCTAAAAACTGCCGTTGATTTGGGCGTACCGGTTCCGGCAATCAGCTCGGCGTTGGCTTATTACGACGGCTATCGCTGCGAACGTCTGCCGGCCAACCTGATTCAGGCGCAGCGCGACTATTTCGGCGCGCACATGTACGAACGCATCGATCGACCGCGCGGCGAGTTTTTCCATACCAACTGGACCGGCCGCGGCGGTACGACGGCATCTACTGCTTATACGGTTTAA
- a CDS encoding HAD family hydrolase, which translates to MDPAQELKELQPRYEFLVAIDSDGCAFDTMEIKHKECFIPQFIKYFDLQPVAKYAREAAEFTNLYSKWRGANRFISYVLALDLLEERPEVKARQAVIPKVPGLRAWMERETKLGNPALKAEVERTGDPDLKRALDWSIAVNEAVADIVRNVPPFPLVRESLEKLSQWADIIVVSATPHEALDREWEEHDLKRYVRFIGGQEIGSKKEMIELALNGKYDPRKALMIGDAPGDQKASKANGILFFPINPGAEEKSWERFYREALERFHKSEFAGAYEEALIAEFERLLPDTPPWKR; encoded by the coding sequence ATGGACCCCGCACAGGAGCTGAAAGAGCTGCAGCCGCGTTATGAGTTCCTCGTCGCCATCGATTCCGACGGCTGCGCCTTTGACACGATGGAGATCAAGCACAAAGAGTGCTTTATCCCTCAATTCATCAAGTATTTCGATCTTCAGCCGGTCGCCAAATACGCCCGCGAGGCGGCCGAGTTTACCAACTTGTATTCCAAATGGCGCGGCGCCAACCGCTTTATTTCCTATGTGCTGGCGCTCGATCTGCTCGAAGAGCGGCCGGAGGTAAAGGCGCGGCAAGCCGTTATCCCAAAAGTTCCAGGGCTGCGCGCCTGGATGGAGCGGGAGACAAAACTGGGCAATCCGGCGCTCAAGGCTGAGGTGGAACGGACCGGCGACCCCGATCTCAAGCGGGCGCTCGACTGGTCGATCGCTGTCAACGAGGCAGTCGCCGACATTGTCCGCAACGTGCCGCCCTTTCCGCTGGTGCGCGAAAGCCTGGAAAAGCTCTCGCAGTGGGCGGACATTATCGTCGTTTCGGCAACGCCGCATGAGGCGCTCGACCGCGAATGGGAGGAGCACGACCTGAAACGCTATGTCCGTTTCATCGGCGGGCAAGAGATCGGCTCCAAAAAGGAGATGATCGAGTTGGCGCTGAACGGCAAATATGATCCCCGGAAGGCGTTGATGATCGGCGATGCGCCCGGCGATCAAAAGGCCTCCAAAGCCAACGGGATTCTCTTTTTCCCGATCAATCCGGGCGCCGAGGAGAAATCGTGGGAGCGGTTTTACCGCGAGGCTTTGGAGCGATTCCATAAAAGCGAATTTGCCGGCGCCTATGAAGAAGCGCTGATCGCTGAATTCGAACGGCTGCTTCCCGATACGCCGCCGTGGAAGCGGTGA
- a CDS encoding lactate racemase domain-containing protein gives MVIGTGSPDTLLAESQVEEICRRAFDNQRLDGKRLLFIVPDHTRSAPMDMIFRVIYRLLADRAAALDFLIALGTHPPMSEEMIARRFGITPQQRQSEFSKARFFNHRWDDPQRLVTIGILDEEEVEMLSGGRLRQKVTVTINRRILDYDRLIIVGPTFPHEVVGFSGGNKYLFPGIAGAEIIDMFHWLGALITNMEIIGVKYTPVRDVIDRAASMVPIERYCMSLVVKDDGLAGLFLGPPEEAWAAAADLSAKVHIVYKDKPFHRILACAPAMYEDLWTGGKCMYKLEPVAADGAELIIYAPHISEVSVTHGFWLERIGYHVRDYFLKQMNQFADVPGGVMAHSTHVKGAGTFENGIEKPRIRVVLATSIPPDVCDRINLEYRDPRTIRVDEWMNREEEGVLYVPHAGEKLYRLKSAKGESLS, from the coding sequence GTGGTCATCGGCACCGGTTCACCGGATACTCTTCTTGCGGAATCGCAGGTCGAAGAAATCTGCCGCCGAGCGTTCGACAATCAACGGCTCGACGGCAAGCGGCTGCTGTTCATCGTCCCCGATCATACGCGCAGCGCGCCGATGGATATGATCTTTCGGGTGATCTATCGCCTGCTGGCCGATCGGGCGGCGGCGTTGGACTTTCTCATCGCTTTAGGCACGCATCCGCCGATGAGCGAAGAGATGATCGCCCGCCGGTTCGGCATTACGCCGCAGCAGCGGCAAAGCGAGTTCTCCAAAGCCCGCTTCTTCAACCATCGTTGGGATGATCCGCAGCGGCTCGTCACTATCGGTATCTTGGATGAAGAAGAGGTGGAAATGCTCAGCGGCGGCCGCCTGCGTCAAAAGGTCACCGTGACGATCAATCGCCGAATTCTCGATTATGATCGTCTGATCATCGTCGGGCCGACCTTCCCGCACGAGGTCGTCGGCTTTTCCGGCGGCAACAAGTATCTGTTCCCCGGCATAGCCGGAGCCGAGATCATCGACATGTTCCATTGGCTCGGCGCTTTGATCACCAATATGGAGATCATCGGCGTCAAATACACGCCGGTGCGCGACGTCATCGACCGCGCCGCCTCCATGGTGCCGATCGAGCGGTACTGCATGAGTCTGGTCGTCAAGGACGACGGTTTGGCCGGACTCTTTCTCGGGCCGCCGGAAGAGGCCTGGGCGGCGGCCGCCGATTTGTCGGCAAAAGTGCACATTGTTTACAAAGACAAGCCGTTTCACCGCATTTTAGCCTGCGCACCGGCCATGTACGAAGACCTGTGGACCGGCGGCAAGTGCATGTACAAACTGGAACCGGTGGCGGCGGACGGCGCCGAGCTGATCATTTATGCACCTCACATTTCCGAAGTCTCGGTAACGCACGGTTTTTGGCTGGAACGCATCGGCTATCACGTGCGCGACTATTTTCTCAAGCAGATGAATCAGTTTGCCGACGTGCCCGGAGGCGTCATGGCGCATTCGACGCATGTGAAGGGGGCCGGGACGTTCGAAAACGGCATCGAAAAGCCGCGCATTCGCGTGGTTCTGGCCACGTCGATTCCACCGGATGTGTGCGATCGCATCAACTTGGAGTATCGTGACCCGCGCACCATCAGGGTGGATGAATGGATGAATCGTGAAGAAGAAGGCGTGCTTTATGTTCCTCATGCCGGTGAAAAACTGTATCGATTAAAAAGCGCAAAAGGTGAATCATTATCATAG
- a CDS encoding tetratricopeptide repeat protein, which translates to MRRFALVAALLLAACTLQRIDWQTGTLQRVIDLAQKRQKPILVYFSSPTCTVCRFLEKSVFQDRRAVKMIRRQYVPFRVVKGVGEGDRLIEFFQISAFPTLVVMGVDARERDRIIGFNGENAALIETLADWAVDRHTLLSYLRRFSEDTTDVEWAYRIAERYQKRGQDELAAHFFARVRRLDPQNRSGYKPAADFYAALFDFRRQRTDSILTAVLRQETDADRLLLGYRSLISAEEGRALSGDAAAADRAISLYQEALHRLPDSVLLLNACAWFIHQINSPEYRDWGIRLAERAASLAPNSEEIWDTLAWLYHDAGRYEDAIAAMKRAARLNPKAEYYKQALQQMQRAAGR; encoded by the coding sequence ATGAGACGGTTTGCACTTGTTGCAGCGCTCTTATTAGCCGCCTGTACACTGCAGCGGATCGACTGGCAAACCGGTACATTGCAAAGGGTCATCGATCTGGCGCAAAAGCGGCAGAAGCCGATTCTCGTCTATTTTTCCTCGCCGACCTGCACCGTCTGCCGCTTTTTGGAAAAGAGCGTTTTTCAGGATCGCCGAGCCGTCAAAATGATTCGCCGGCAATATGTGCCCTTTCGCGTCGTCAAAGGCGTGGGCGAGGGAGATCGCCTGATCGAGTTCTTTCAAATTTCCGCGTTTCCGACGCTGGTCGTAATGGGTGTCGATGCGCGCGAGCGCGATCGCATCATTGGTTTCAACGGCGAAAATGCCGCCCTCATCGAAACGCTTGCAGATTGGGCGGTCGATCGCCATACGCTGCTTTCCTATTTGCGCCGTTTCAGCGAGGATACGACCGACGTCGAATGGGCCTATCGCATTGCCGAGCGCTATCAAAAGCGCGGTCAGGACGAGTTGGCGGCGCATTTCTTTGCCCGCGTTCGCCGATTGGATCCGCAAAACCGGTCGGGATATAAGCCTGCCGCCGATTTCTATGCAGCGCTGTTTGACTTTCGCCGCCAAAGAACCGATTCTATACTGACCGCCGTTCTTCGTCAGGAAACCGACGCCGACCGCCTGCTGCTCGGATACCGCAGCCTGATCAGCGCCGAGGAAGGTCGGGCGCTTTCGGGCGATGCCGCGGCGGCCGATAGAGCAATTTCGCTTTATCAGGAGGCGCTGCACCGCCTTCCTGATTCCGTATTGTTGCTGAACGCCTGCGCCTGGTTTATTCATCAGATCAATTCACCGGAATACAGGGATTGGGGAATTCGTTTGGCGGAACGCGCCGCTTCGCTGGCACCGAACAGCGAGGAAATCTGGGACACATTGGCATGGTTATATCATGATGCCGGCCGTTATGAGGATGCCATTGCCGCGATGAAACGGGCGGCAAGGCTGAATCCCAAGGCCGAGTACTATAAACAAGCCCTGCAGCAAATGCAGAGAGCTGCGGGAAGGTGA
- a CDS encoding diphosphate--fructose-6-phosphate 1-phosphotransferase, giving the protein MARFKNVVVAQSGGPSPVINNTVRGIIDTCRMFPDHFDKIYAAWHGIEGVLKEELLDLSAQKDEEIALLRTTPAAGAIGTCRYKVKSSQTEDFQRIIEVFKAHKIGYFIYIGGNDSMDTANKIANLAHQSGLDLIVVGGAKTIDNDVGDSEFKLVDHTPGYGSTARYWAMNIQNANEENLGSSPSDPVLVIQVMGRKIGFIPAAARLADPKREMPLQIYMPESGVTLEELADHVNDELKRSGRCIVVVSEGFDAGDVGARRDAFGHIEYGASESSVQQIIVNYLNQVGLKARGKARGQVVGTDQRSTAVYASTVDLEEAYKVGQNCVVIAVEKGSGYMSTILRRPGIIYSVDYAHVPLEAVANSERCFPKEWIAPSRIDVTDDFVRYAKPLIGDDWVSVPVINGIQRLARFEKIFAPQLLPPYVPQAYR; this is encoded by the coding sequence ATGGCAAGGTTCAAAAATGTTGTGGTGGCGCAGTCGGGCGGACCCTCGCCGGTGATCAACAACACGGTGCGGGGGATTATCGACACTTGCCGTATGTTTCCCGATCATTTCGATAAAATCTATGCCGCATGGCACGGCATTGAGGGCGTGCTCAAGGAAGAGCTGCTCGATCTCTCGGCGCAAAAGGATGAAGAGATTGCGCTATTGCGCACCACGCCGGCTGCGGGCGCCATCGGCACTTGCCGTTACAAAGTCAAATCCTCACAAACCGAAGATTTCCAGCGCATCATCGAAGTTTTTAAAGCGCACAAGATCGGCTATTTCATCTATATCGGCGGCAACGATTCGATGGATACCGCCAACAAGATCGCCAATCTGGCGCATCAAAGCGGCCTCGATCTGATCGTCGTCGGCGGCGCTAAAACGATAGACAACGACGTCGGCGATTCCGAGTTCAAGCTGGTGGATCACACGCCGGGCTACGGCTCTACTGCCCGTTACTGGGCGATGAACATTCAGAACGCCAACGAGGAGAACCTGGGCTCCAGCCCGTCGGATCCGGTACTGGTGATCCAGGTGATGGGGCGCAAAATCGGCTTTATACCGGCTGCGGCGCGGCTGGCCGATCCAAAGCGCGAAATGCCGCTACAGATCTATATGCCGGAGTCGGGCGTCACGCTCGAGGAGCTGGCGGATCACGTCAACGATGAGCTCAAGCGCAGCGGCCGCTGCATCGTGGTGGTGTCGGAGGGATTCGATGCCGGCGACGTCGGGGCTCGGCGCGACGCCTTTGGTCATATCGAATACGGCGCCAGCGAGTCCAGCGTGCAGCAGATTATCGTCAACTATTTGAACCAAGTTGGATTAAAGGCGCGCGGCAAGGCGCGCGGCCAGGTGGTCGGTACCGATCAGCGCAGCACTGCGGTTTACGCCTCGACCGTCGACCTCGAAGAGGCCTACAAAGTGGGGCAAAACTGCGTGGTGATTGCCGTTGAAAAAGGCTCCGGCTATATGTCCACGATCTTGCGCCGCCCGGGCATCATCTACAGCGTCGATTATGCGCATGTGCCGCTGGAGGCTGTGGCCAATTCTGAGCGCTGTTTTCCGAAAGAATGGATCGCCCCCAGCCGCATCGACGTGACCGACGATTTCGTGCGCTACGCCAAGCCGCTGATCGGCGACGACTGGGTGAGCGTGCCGGTCATCAACGGCATCCAACGGTTGGCGCGCTTTGAAAAGATCTTTGCGCCGCAGCTTTTGCCGCCCTATGTGCCGCAAGCGTATCGATAA